In Mycobacterium sp. Aquia_216, a genomic segment contains:
- a CDS encoding PucR family transcriptional regulator: protein MKSVDRIRVTTAARWLELLGELDGWRDVLADRFMQEIKEGHLYYEGLVEPQELRESSRDAFDFLLSELRRHAAAGSAKPPVTSDVDFPHRVGVRRARQGVEGQKLTAAIHLDFGLLWSHLLWLAKQSDALTLAVHVQHVWTAVDSFAGRIHSAFMDERVLMAEEKSMSKQSFVALLLSDDPEPPELTARASATLSIPVDGRLWVAAAPITNDESLRAFAEQLRRQGRHAYSHAWGGCTVVFWSAPPTDGTALLGVPEGWRCSADAAALAQVACGVAPLHLGLQGVRHAARVACEIALVLPPTFAGPAAMSDVWSLMAGASLRTRMPQFIDSVLQSVDALSEPERHHLLMTVRTYSRTGDISRTAATLFCHRNTVMKRLRRFKELTGLDMSVPKDAAQALIAFADRSL from the coding sequence ATGAAGAGTGTCGATCGCATCCGCGTGACCACGGCGGCACGCTGGCTCGAACTTCTCGGAGAGCTTGATGGATGGCGCGATGTACTTGCGGACCGCTTCATGCAGGAGATCAAGGAAGGGCACCTGTACTACGAGGGATTGGTCGAACCCCAAGAGTTGCGCGAGTCATCCAGGGATGCATTCGACTTCCTCCTCTCTGAGTTACGTCGCCATGCCGCTGCCGGTTCGGCCAAACCACCTGTCACTTCGGACGTCGACTTTCCACACAGAGTCGGTGTCCGACGCGCCCGCCAGGGGGTCGAAGGCCAGAAGCTCACTGCAGCGATCCACCTGGACTTCGGTCTGTTGTGGTCGCACCTTTTGTGGCTTGCCAAACAAAGCGACGCTCTGACCCTGGCGGTCCACGTTCAGCACGTCTGGACGGCTGTCGACTCTTTCGCCGGCCGTATTCACAGCGCCTTCATGGATGAACGAGTGCTCATGGCCGAAGAGAAGTCGATGAGCAAGCAATCCTTTGTGGCCCTGCTACTTTCCGACGATCCTGAGCCGCCCGAGCTTACGGCTCGCGCCAGCGCAACTCTGTCGATCCCCGTGGACGGTCGGCTGTGGGTGGCTGCAGCTCCGATCACCAACGACGAATCATTACGCGCATTCGCAGAACAATTACGCAGACAAGGGCGCCACGCCTACAGCCACGCGTGGGGCGGCTGCACGGTTGTGTTCTGGTCGGCGCCCCCGACGGACGGCACCGCACTGCTAGGCGTCCCGGAGGGATGGCGTTGCAGCGCCGATGCTGCAGCGCTTGCCCAAGTCGCCTGCGGAGTCGCCCCTCTTCACCTGGGCTTGCAGGGCGTGCGGCACGCCGCGAGGGTGGCCTGCGAGATCGCGCTTGTCCTGCCGCCCACGTTCGCGGGCCCCGCGGCAATGTCTGATGTCTGGAGCTTGATGGCCGGCGCAAGCCTGCGAACTCGAATGCCTCAATTCATCGACAGCGTGCTTCAAAGCGTCGACGCTCTTAGCGAACCTGAACGACACCACCTGCTGATGACAGTCCGGACCTACTCCCGAACCGGGGACATCTCCCGTACCGCGGCAACACTCTTCTGCCATCGCAATACCGTGATGAAACGGCTGCGGCGGTTCAAAGAACTGACCGGATTAGACATGTCAGTACCAAAGGATGCGGCGCAAGCACTCATCGCCTTCGCAGACAGATCTCTGTGA
- a CDS encoding DUF2510 domain-containing protein has translation MPSEHAPPPPKSAPGWYPDPAGVGHGLQRYFDGSNWTSEWAFATEPPKKGLSGKAALALAALCVLVLLIIVGRSWGFDTKNDSPSTSSAPATAGPSTPTEAAPSTPAGPKKPDGVAFATSPGPNGDIVNARFAIRDSYTEKMIKDGARLDTIDILKYARATYPDASAVNVQGTFPMTDPYGNTSTQVAIDLTYSRATLNKINFDGVSKNSIWEIRDSGSVLPAFEP, from the coding sequence ATGCCATCTGAACATGCGCCGCCCCCGCCGAAATCGGCGCCAGGGTGGTACCCCGATCCCGCAGGGGTAGGCCACGGGTTGCAACGGTACTTCGATGGCAGCAACTGGACCAGCGAGTGGGCTTTCGCCACAGAGCCGCCAAAGAAAGGCTTATCGGGAAAGGCAGCCCTGGCCCTGGCGGCACTCTGTGTGCTCGTTCTTCTCATCATCGTCGGTAGAAGCTGGGGTTTCGACACCAAGAATGACAGCCCATCGACCTCGAGCGCTCCGGCCACGGCGGGACCGTCGACACCGACCGAGGCGGCGCCATCGACTCCGGCAGGCCCCAAAAAGCCGGACGGAGTAGCGTTCGCCACTTCTCCGGGCCCGAACGGCGACATCGTCAACGCCCGATTTGCGATTCGTGACAGCTACACCGAGAAGATGATCAAAGACGGAGCCCGGCTCGACACCATCGACATTCTCAAGTACGCAAGAGCGACCTATCCTGACGCTTCCGCGGTGAACGTGCAGGGCACCTTCCCGATGACCGACCCGTACGGCAATACCTCGACTCAGGTGGCCATCGACCTCACGTATTCGCGAGCAACGTTGAACAAGATCAACTTCGATGGCGTGAGCAAAAACAGCATCTGGGAGATTCGCGATTCCGGCTCTGTTCTTCCGGCCTTCGAGCCCTAG
- the phoU gene encoding phosphate signaling complex protein PhoU, producing MRTAFHEQLDSLGESLSQMCGLAGLAMEQATQALLEADLTIAEVVITGHTRLARMRSEAEETAFVLLALQAPVASDLRTVVGSMQSVADAERMGGLALHVAKIARRRHPDRALPEEVSGDFAEMGRIAVDLGRSARHVVLSRDPQQAAQISRDDVEMNQLHQHLFTVLKEKNWPHGVSTAVDVTLLGRFYERFADHAVEIGRRVIFQTTGEARSG from the coding sequence ATGCGCACAGCGTTCCACGAGCAGCTCGACTCGCTCGGTGAGAGCCTAAGCCAGATGTGCGGCCTGGCAGGTCTGGCGATGGAACAGGCGACTCAGGCGCTGCTGGAAGCGGACCTCACCATCGCCGAAGTAGTAATCACCGGCCACACGCGCCTGGCACGGATGCGAAGTGAGGCCGAAGAAACCGCATTTGTGCTGCTGGCACTGCAGGCGCCCGTCGCAAGCGATCTACGAACCGTGGTTGGGTCGATGCAGAGCGTCGCCGACGCCGAACGGATGGGCGGCTTGGCGTTGCACGTCGCCAAAATCGCGCGCCGACGCCATCCAGACCGCGCATTACCCGAAGAGGTCAGCGGCGACTTCGCCGAGATGGGACGGATCGCGGTGGATTTGGGCCGCAGTGCAAGACATGTCGTGCTCTCACGCGATCCGCAGCAAGCCGCACAGATCAGCCGGGATGACGTCGAGATGAACCAGCTCCACCAACACCTCTTCACCGTCCTCAAAGAGAAGAACTGGCCGCACGGTGTATCGACTGCTGTCGACGTCACCCTGCTGGGCCGCTTCTACGAGCGCTTCGCCGACCACGCCGTCGAGATCGGGCGCCGCGTCATCTTCCAAACGACCGGCGAAGCTCGCAGCGGGTGA
- a CDS encoding DUF3052 domain-containing protein: MVAADDASNYARKLGVQRDQVVQEFGWDEDTDDDIRGAVEEACGAELLDEDTDEVVDVVLLWWRDGDGDLVDTLMDAISPLAEDGVIWVLTPKTGKPGHVLPAEIAEAAPTAGLMPTSSVNLGDWSASRLVQPKSRAGKR; this comes from the coding sequence GTGGTCGCGGCGGATGACGCCTCGAACTACGCTCGCAAACTGGGCGTCCAACGAGACCAGGTTGTCCAGGAGTTTGGCTGGGACGAGGACACCGACGACGACATCCGCGGTGCGGTCGAGGAAGCTTGCGGCGCTGAGCTGCTCGATGAGGACACCGACGAGGTGGTCGACGTCGTGCTGCTCTGGTGGCGAGACGGCGACGGCGATCTGGTGGACACCCTGATGGACGCCATCAGCCCATTGGCCGAGGACGGCGTGATTTGGGTGTTGACGCCCAAGACCGGCAAGCCCGGCCACGTGCTGCCCGCCGAGATCGCCGAGGCGGCGCCGACCGCCGGCCTGATGCCGACGTCGTCGGTCAACCTGGGGGATTGGAGCGCCAGCCGGCTGGTGCAACCGAAGTCGCGCGCCGGGAAGCGCTAA
- a CDS encoding amidase → MMKSASVRASVSSSLAEISQSDQEIQAFEEVFADDAFAQAELLDADADHLAGRDFRADKEPLLGMTLGVKDIFDLSGRIPGNGNRAAFEMLPHEVPENDAPLIRLLRDAGAVVTGMTRTTELCWYQPTRTRNPHDLSCTPGGSSSGSAAAVAAKMVSVAVGSQTNGSVVRPASYCGLFAYKAGYDRVDITGMTRITKSFDHPGFFARDAVSLIKLAEVAGDFRVPADISGYRLGAVDMQDLADVEDEVLEVFKTYVGQLREAGHKIEHVRLPELLAPRTFDAYYDVLAPEIYRLHENLLAPHVIDNIGPKTIEILQRGRDTTDAQQREANKAASDIRARVDSYFDQYDALILPAATSSAPKSLTTTGSPALSTLSSLAGVPVTVIPAGLGRSGLPVGIQIWGRLGADETVLAILAALPSDYVQPQKLVRNSSRGPSFDAGNGVRSV, encoded by the coding sequence ATGATGAAGTCCGCAAGCGTCCGGGCATCGGTTTCTTCATCGCTAGCGGAAATTAGCCAGTCAGATCAGGAAATTCAGGCATTTGAAGAGGTCTTTGCCGATGATGCGTTTGCGCAGGCTGAGCTTCTTGACGCTGACGCCGACCATTTAGCTGGGAGAGATTTCAGAGCGGACAAAGAGCCATTGCTCGGCATGACGCTCGGGGTCAAGGATATATTCGACCTGAGCGGTCGCATCCCGGGCAACGGGAATCGTGCGGCTTTCGAAATGCTCCCTCACGAAGTCCCTGAGAATGACGCTCCACTTATACGTCTACTACGTGACGCTGGCGCGGTCGTCACGGGTATGACCAGGACGACGGAGCTTTGTTGGTATCAACCAACCCGCACGCGAAACCCGCATGATCTGAGCTGTACCCCCGGAGGATCTTCGAGCGGATCCGCGGCCGCCGTCGCCGCCAAGATGGTGAGCGTGGCGGTCGGGAGTCAGACGAATGGCTCGGTAGTCAGACCTGCCAGCTACTGTGGACTTTTTGCATATAAAGCAGGCTATGACCGGGTAGACATTACTGGGATGACGCGAATCACTAAGTCATTCGATCATCCCGGGTTCTTTGCCCGCGATGCGGTGAGCCTGATAAAACTGGCAGAAGTTGCGGGAGACTTCCGAGTGCCCGCCGATATTTCCGGCTATCGCCTTGGCGCCGTTGACATGCAAGATCTTGCCGATGTAGAAGACGAAGTTCTGGAAGTGTTTAAGACGTATGTAGGGCAACTCCGGGAAGCCGGTCACAAGATCGAGCACGTACGACTTCCAGAGTTATTAGCACCGAGGACATTCGATGCATACTATGATGTGTTGGCACCGGAAATCTATCGATTACACGAGAATCTGCTCGCCCCTCACGTGATCGACAATATCGGACCCAAGACTATCGAAATTCTGCAGCGCGGACGAGATACAACTGATGCCCAGCAACGTGAAGCCAACAAGGCGGCATCAGATATTCGAGCGCGGGTGGATAGCTATTTCGACCAGTATGATGCCCTGATACTGCCAGCGGCAACATCCTCCGCACCGAAATCGCTTACAACTACTGGGTCGCCGGCGCTGTCGACGCTCTCGAGTCTGGCCGGCGTTCCTGTCACGGTCATACCCGCGGGGCTTGGCCGATCCGGCCTCCCGGTGGGTATCCAGATTTGGGGCCGGTTGGGAGCCGACGAAACCGTCCTGGCAATACTTGCCGCGTTGCCGTCCGATTACGTCCAACCGCAGAAGCTTGTGCGGAATTCGTCCAGGGGTCCCAGTTTCGATGCCGGAAACGGGGTTCGGAGTGTCTGA
- a CDS encoding M20 family metallo-hydrolase, with amino-acid sequence MDDAFLSDFAVMSTFGATGGGGVERQAATLEYGQTRKWLVNWLGDHGFRVERDRIGNLFGFLELTPGAPYVLAGSHLDSQPRGGKFDGAYGVLAAAHAAVRVQENYRRTGARAAVNIAVVDWFNEEGSRFKPSMMGSAVFTRKLNLEDALNTTDQSGATVREALSGIGELGLTAIGLESVVVAAYVEIHIEQGKTLEKEATDIGLVVSTWAANKYEISVLGAQAHTGATDMEDRQDALYGAALTVAAVREIADKFPGQLHSSCGQLTVFPNSPNVVAGEVYMYVDLRSSDDAILVEAEEILRQQCAAIEVKANVKIEKRRSHSWSANYYQPEGVELARRTAEDLGLSHAEIRTRAGHDSTNMKDLVPTVMLFVPSVGGISHSELEYTAGPDLCNGVALLAELLARITSGELASATGQP; translated from the coding sequence ATGGACGATGCCTTCCTCAGCGATTTCGCGGTGATGTCCACTTTCGGCGCCACCGGCGGGGGTGGGGTGGAACGACAGGCCGCGACGCTCGAATACGGACAGACCCGTAAATGGCTCGTTAACTGGTTGGGCGATCACGGGTTTCGCGTCGAGCGCGACCGCATCGGCAACCTGTTCGGATTCCTCGAACTGACTCCCGGAGCCCCATATGTGCTCGCTGGCTCTCACCTCGACAGCCAGCCACGGGGCGGGAAATTTGACGGCGCCTACGGAGTGCTCGCGGCCGCGCACGCCGCAGTGCGAGTCCAAGAGAACTATCGACGAACAGGCGCTCGCGCTGCGGTGAACATCGCCGTCGTGGACTGGTTCAACGAAGAGGGTTCGCGCTTTAAACCGAGCATGATGGGCAGCGCCGTCTTTACGCGAAAGCTGAACCTCGAAGACGCGCTGAACACGACCGACCAATCGGGCGCCACCGTGCGCGAAGCATTATCAGGCATCGGCGAGCTCGGGTTGACCGCCATTGGCCTTGAGAGCGTAGTTGTCGCGGCCTATGTCGAGATCCACATTGAACAGGGCAAGACGCTTGAAAAAGAAGCAACGGATATTGGCCTGGTTGTGTCTACGTGGGCGGCGAATAAGTATGAGATTTCAGTCCTTGGCGCACAGGCGCATACGGGCGCGACCGACATGGAAGACCGTCAGGACGCGCTTTACGGCGCGGCACTGACGGTGGCCGCTGTCCGCGAGATCGCCGACAAGTTTCCGGGGCAGTTGCACAGCTCGTGCGGTCAGCTGACCGTGTTCCCGAATTCTCCTAACGTGGTTGCCGGCGAGGTCTATATGTACGTTGACCTACGCTCCTCCGACGATGCAATCCTGGTTGAGGCTGAAGAAATCCTGCGACAACAGTGCGCAGCCATTGAGGTGAAAGCCAACGTCAAAATCGAGAAACGACGCTCACATAGCTGGTCGGCGAATTACTACCAACCCGAAGGCGTCGAACTCGCTCGCCGAACTGCCGAAGATCTGGGCCTGAGCCACGCGGAGATCCGCACCCGAGCCGGGCACGACTCAACCAATATGAAGGATCTGGTCCCAACGGTGATGTTGTTCGTTCCCAGTGTTGGCGGAATCTCACATAGCGAACTCGAGTACACCGCCGGCCCGGACCTGTGCAACGGAGTGGCGCTACTCGCCGAACTGCTTGCACGCATTACTAGCGGCGAACTCGCCAGCGCCACCGGACAGCCCTGA
- a CDS encoding peroxiredoxin, with the protein MLAVGTTAPDFTLRDQNQQRVTLSSYRGDKNVLLVFFPLAFTGICQGELDRLRDHLPEFDNDDSVALAISVGPPPTHKIWSIESGFTFPVLSDFWPHGEVSQAYGVFNDQAGYSNRGTFVVDRSGIIRFAEMKEPGEARDQGLWADALAALRA; encoded by the coding sequence ATGCTCGCTGTCGGGACGACAGCCCCGGATTTCACTCTTCGCGACCAAAACCAGCAGCGCGTCACGCTGAGCAGCTATCGCGGCGACAAGAATGTCCTGCTCGTGTTCTTCCCGTTGGCCTTCACCGGTATTTGCCAGGGTGAGCTGGACCGGCTGCGCGATCACTTGCCCGAGTTTGACAACGACGACAGCGTGGCGCTGGCCATCTCGGTGGGGCCGCCGCCCACGCACAAGATCTGGTCCATCGAAAGCGGGTTCACCTTTCCGGTGCTGTCGGACTTCTGGCCGCACGGCGAGGTCAGCCAGGCCTATGGCGTGTTCAACGACCAGGCCGGCTATTCCAATCGCGGTACCTTCGTGGTCGACCGGTCCGGGATCATCCGGTTTGCCGAGATGAAAGAGCCCGGCGAAGCGCGCGATCAGGGATTGTGGGCGGATGCGCTGGCGGCGTTGCGGGCCTGA
- a CDS encoding MFS transporter, which produces MPSAPSHLGQHSTPIGRPHVVIQHPAMTAPRDVRRARQVTVAALIGTTLEWYDFFIFGTAAALVFNKQFFVSNDPIIGVLASFATLAVGFGARPIGGLIFGRLGDRIGRRTTVLITIGLIGLVTGAIGILPNYSSIGVWAPVALVALRLTQGLALGGEWSGAVVMTSEHAPSHRRALYTAIPLIGSPLGTLLSSGAFLAVAALPGESFNTWGWRLPFLAAFPLLLVALYIRWKLDESPDFRTLVESGAVEKSPVSMVLRSMYRQLLAGAAASLIGMGGFYLVTTFVISYGTRVLHLSRSLLLLATLFGAVAESGVLIAAGYLALRYGVYKVAAVGGMLSMVVAWPVFLAIDSRQPVVVVIAIVVAIIALNIAYGVCGTLMAGLFPAPLRYTGVALASNTAATFSGAVPLLATYFLTLTGDQSWPSAALFAVMGAITTVGALSARSLAADPQAPTRHGPVATADERQSFEHVANAATS; this is translated from the coding sequence ATGCCGAGCGCGCCGTCGCATCTCGGACAGCACAGCACACCGATAGGACGTCCCCACGTGGTCATACAACACCCCGCCATGACGGCACCTAGAGACGTCCGCCGCGCCCGCCAAGTCACCGTGGCAGCACTAATAGGCACGACCCTGGAATGGTACGACTTCTTCATCTTCGGAACCGCCGCGGCTTTGGTGTTCAATAAGCAATTCTTCGTTAGCAACGACCCCATCATCGGCGTCCTCGCCTCGTTCGCGACTCTTGCTGTCGGCTTTGGCGCCCGGCCGATCGGAGGCCTCATCTTCGGTCGGCTTGGCGATCGAATCGGACGTCGCACGACCGTGCTGATCACCATCGGACTGATCGGCCTTGTGACCGGGGCGATCGGCATACTGCCGAATTACAGCTCGATCGGGGTGTGGGCACCAGTGGCCTTGGTTGCCTTGCGGCTCACGCAAGGCTTAGCGCTCGGTGGCGAGTGGAGCGGGGCCGTCGTCATGACCAGCGAACATGCGCCATCACACCGCCGGGCTCTCTACACTGCGATTCCGTTGATCGGATCTCCGCTTGGCACTCTGCTGTCATCAGGTGCGTTTCTCGCGGTCGCCGCTCTTCCGGGCGAGTCATTCAATACCTGGGGATGGCGCCTGCCGTTCCTCGCGGCGTTCCCACTGTTGTTGGTTGCCTTATACATACGATGGAAGCTCGACGAATCACCCGATTTTCGAACGCTCGTAGAATCCGGAGCTGTGGAAAAGTCGCCGGTGTCAATGGTTCTGCGATCGATGTATAGGCAACTCTTGGCAGGCGCCGCAGCGTCTCTTATTGGCATGGGCGGGTTCTATTTGGTGACAACGTTTGTCATCAGCTACGGAACCCGTGTACTCCATCTGTCCCGATCGCTCCTGCTTCTGGCAACTCTGTTCGGCGCGGTGGCCGAGAGCGGAGTCCTTATCGCCGCGGGATACTTGGCACTTCGGTATGGCGTCTACAAGGTCGCGGCTGTCGGTGGAATGCTCAGCATGGTAGTGGCGTGGCCGGTGTTCCTGGCCATCGATTCTCGCCAGCCTGTTGTGGTCGTCATCGCGATCGTCGTGGCGATCATCGCCCTCAACATCGCCTACGGAGTATGCGGCACCCTGATGGCCGGCCTGTTTCCGGCACCACTGCGCTACACGGGTGTTGCTCTGGCATCGAACACTGCAGCGACCTTCTCAGGAGCGGTGCCGCTGCTCGCTACCTACTTCTTGACTCTTACCGGCGACCAATCCTGGCCCAGCGCTGCGCTCTTCGCGGTTATGGGTGCGATCACTACCGTTGGTGCTCTCAGCGCTCGGTCGCTCGCCGCTGATCCTCAGGCCCCAACCCGGCACGGTCCCGTGGCCACTGCCGACGAGAGGCAATCTTTCGAACATGTCGCGAATGCCGCCACCTCGTGA
- a CDS encoding MFS transporter, with product MTLTRSRWTIIVVLFATWLISYFDRSLVATALPFIGHDFGLSSTLKGVVSSAFFIGYAAVQIPGGVLADRVGPRRVAFAAVLGWSIFCALTGAAWSILTLITVRVLFGLAEGAFSPASWKILSMTVDETNRARANALMLTSNLVGPALAPIVLVPFIASIGWRPAFWCLAIPGIFAAIACWKYLPAATNGSDVKGKAQNQTLPIASESISMRKALMNPVIGKLFLIWGTWDITWWGFVSWVPSYLYSGRSFSLEKTGLLASLPFAVGIIGMLGAGYAADRIAKRRTVIMVCLVGNATFLTLLAFAQSPAAAITCLIGVGFFLPAMYGPFWSLPMQLLPSSLMGAGAGVINFAGQIAGFISPIVIGYTVGVTGTYTAGFLFLAAAAVVCFLITATLREPSREVPHAATVSSAS from the coding sequence ATGACATTGACAAGATCACGATGGACAATAATCGTTGTTCTATTCGCGACATGGCTAATTTCATACTTCGACAGATCGCTGGTCGCGACCGCTCTTCCCTTCATTGGTCACGACTTCGGCCTGTCGTCAACCCTAAAAGGCGTCGTCAGCAGCGCTTTCTTTATCGGATACGCTGCCGTGCAGATCCCGGGCGGCGTTCTGGCTGACCGGGTTGGTCCCCGCCGGGTCGCATTCGCAGCTGTGCTGGGCTGGTCAATATTCTGTGCCCTCACTGGAGCGGCGTGGAGCATTCTGACACTGATTACGGTGAGAGTCCTGTTCGGTTTGGCCGAAGGGGCATTCTCTCCCGCCTCCTGGAAAATCCTCTCGATGACGGTAGATGAGACAAATCGCGCCCGGGCTAACGCGCTGATGCTTACATCGAATCTTGTTGGACCGGCTCTGGCGCCGATAGTACTGGTTCCGTTCATTGCATCTATCGGCTGGCGTCCCGCATTCTGGTGCCTCGCTATACCTGGTATTTTTGCTGCTATTGCCTGTTGGAAGTACCTTCCGGCTGCTACGAACGGATCTGATGTCAAGGGCAAGGCGCAGAACCAGACGCTCCCGATTGCGTCTGAGTCGATCTCCATGCGGAAGGCTCTGATGAACCCGGTCATCGGGAAACTGTTCCTCATATGGGGAACATGGGACATAACCTGGTGGGGATTCGTCTCTTGGGTGCCTTCATACCTGTATTCCGGACGATCCTTTTCCCTGGAAAAGACCGGTCTATTGGCATCTCTCCCGTTTGCTGTTGGCATCATTGGAATGTTGGGCGCTGGCTATGCCGCTGATCGAATCGCGAAGCGTCGCACAGTAATCATGGTTTGCCTTGTCGGAAACGCCACCTTCCTTACTTTGCTTGCTTTTGCGCAAAGCCCGGCCGCCGCGATCACGTGCCTAATTGGAGTCGGCTTCTTCCTACCCGCCATGTACGGGCCGTTCTGGTCACTCCCGATGCAACTCCTCCCGAGTTCACTCATGGGCGCGGGCGCGGGAGTGATTAACTTTGCGGGACAGATTGCGGGATTTATCTCACCCATCGTCATCGGTTACACGGTCGGCGTCACGGGCACGTATACCGCCGGATTTCTGTTCCTCGCGGCGGCGGCCGTCGTCTGTTTTCTGATTACCGCGACCCTTCGCGAACCAAGCCGGGAAGTTCCGCATGCAGCCACAGTTAGCAGCGCGTCATGA